From the Opitutus sp. ER46 genome, one window contains:
- a CDS encoding isochorismate synthase — MKILPLHPADNASPDALRAFLAQCREAARRAGRPQLVSISLAVEALDPLAVLESIFESTEPHFYAERPSTETAIAGAEVALRCEAAGPERFATVQRWVTETLEHTIAVGDVDAPFGGPHFFAGFGFADDAEPGQPFGPASVFVPRWQVSLAGATTTAVANLVVGPDEAIDPLTERVWRAHGKFRRFDYAAPSPAGATVRSRSRSARQSTEVGDYRAAVAKALTRIEAGGLNKIVLARARDVEADQPFHPLEMLNGLRQRFPDCYAFSFTNGRGPSFIGATPERLVRVSQGVLETEALAGSAARGQTATEDAALGAALARSEKDLREQRQVLDDIVARLSALGLKPTFPAQPQVRRLANVQHLQTPIRAELPTQVRLLDVVAAMHPTPAVGGNPRPVAVPLIRELEGFPRGLYAGALGWMNARGGGEFFVGIRSALVEGPHARVYAGAGIVAGSTPEKEYAETDLKFRAMLDAFGLT, encoded by the coding sequence ATGAAGATCCTGCCGCTGCATCCGGCCGACAACGCGTCGCCCGACGCGCTGCGCGCGTTTCTCGCGCAGTGCCGGGAGGCGGCGCGCCGGGCCGGCCGGCCGCAGTTGGTGAGTATCTCGCTGGCGGTCGAGGCGCTGGATCCGCTGGCGGTGCTGGAGTCGATCTTCGAGTCCACCGAGCCGCACTTCTACGCCGAGCGTCCCTCGACCGAGACGGCCATCGCCGGCGCCGAGGTTGCGCTCCGTTGCGAGGCCGCGGGACCCGAGCGCTTCGCGACCGTGCAGCGCTGGGTGACCGAAACGCTGGAGCACACGATCGCGGTCGGCGACGTCGACGCGCCGTTTGGCGGGCCGCATTTCTTCGCTGGGTTTGGCTTTGCGGACGACGCGGAGCCGGGCCAGCCGTTCGGACCGGCATCGGTGTTCGTGCCGCGCTGGCAGGTCTCGCTCGCAGGGGCGACGACGACCGCGGTGGCGAATCTCGTGGTCGGGCCCGACGAGGCGATCGATCCGCTGACCGAGCGGGTCTGGCGGGCGCACGGCAAGTTTCGCCGCTTCGACTACGCGGCTCCGAGTCCGGCCGGCGCGACGGTGCGATCGCGGTCGCGCAGTGCGCGGCAGAGCACAGAGGTGGGCGATTACCGGGCGGCGGTGGCGAAGGCTCTGACGAGGATCGAGGCCGGTGGGTTGAACAAGATCGTGCTGGCGCGCGCGCGCGACGTGGAGGCCGACCAGCCGTTTCACCCGCTGGAGATGCTGAACGGCCTGCGGCAGCGATTCCCGGACTGCTATGCGTTTTCGTTCACGAACGGCCGCGGCCCGAGCTTCATCGGCGCCACGCCGGAGCGCCTGGTGCGCGTGAGTCAGGGTGTGCTCGAGACCGAGGCGCTCGCGGGCTCGGCGGCGCGCGGGCAGACCGCGACGGAAGACGCCGCGCTCGGGGCGGCGCTGGCGCGGAGCGAGAAGGACCTGCGCGAGCAGCGCCAGGTGCTCGACGACATCGTGGCGCGGCTGAGCGCGCTGGGATTGAAGCCGACCTTTCCGGCGCAGCCGCAAGTGCGGCGGCTGGCGAACGTGCAGCATTTGCAGACACCGATCCGCGCCGAGCTGCCGACGCAGGTGCGGTTGCTCGACGTGGTGGCGGCGATGCACCCGACGCCGGCCGTCGGCGGCAACCCGCGACCCGTGGCGGTGCCGCTCATCCGCGAGCTGGAGGGTTTTCCGCGGGGCCTGTACGCCGGCGCGCTGGGCTGGATGAACGCGCGCGGCGGCGGGGAGTTTTTCGTTGGCATTCGGTCCGCCCTGGTCGAGGGCCCGCATGCCCGGGTCTATGCCGGCGCGGGCATCGTGGCCGGCTCGACTCCGGAAAAGGAATACGCCGAGACCGACCTGAAATTCCGCGCCATGCTCGACGCCTTCGGGCTGACGTAA